From Etheostoma cragini isolate CJK2018 chromosome 1, CSU_Ecrag_1.0, whole genome shotgun sequence, a single genomic window includes:
- the ankdd1a gene encoding ankyrin repeat and death domain-containing protein 1A yields MEDDLASEDDILLWSEKEFHDAAKRNDPEKMQELIKKGVDVQAKNKIDRKALHWAAGAGNEQALRLLLGHDPDVDERDTFGMNALLLASWFGHLKVLQILVSCGAKLNCENKDGLTILHCAAQRGHIRVLEFIMEDLEDICLDRVDKLGKTALHLAAEHGQFEVVEFLIGMGCTHALKDKEDNTALHLAAKCGHMEVLQKMVETGVDVDERNIEGLTALHLAADGGHYECVKLLLESGCNANALTNKNRTALHYVAEHGFDREASLLLEAGINRDAVDNQHNTALHLAVFNNHPEVLRLLIDADCDLDMTDSRQQTALHLAAEHGWQDLAEMMLISGVNLNLTDKQGKRCLEVAARGNHVILVDMIIKADRFYKWEKDQMGSEQDSWVGKPLSFKQDHQPETQHLRSVLWSLATKHLCRGEWKILAQHWDFSDAHIRAIEQQWTGMKSFKEHGHRMLLIWLHGVVMAGENPIKSLYEGLVAISRTDLAECIRQKANAETSSPKMCSAM; encoded by the exons aTGGAGGATGACCTCGCGTCGGAGGATGATATCT TGCTGTGGTCGGAAAAGGAGTTCCACGACGCTGCAAAGAGGAACGACCCTGAGAAAATGCAGGAACTGATCAAGAAAGGTGTGGACGTCCAGGCCAAAAACAAA ATAGACCGCAAAGCCCTGCACTGGGCGGCAGGAGCTGGGAACGAACAGGCTCTACGCCTCCTACTGGGCCATGACCCGGACGTTGATGAGAGGgacact TTTGGCATGAATGCTCTGCTTCTGGCATCGTGGTTTGGTCACCTAAAGGTCCTGCAGATCCTGGTGTCATGTGGAGCGAAGCTCAACTGTGAGAACAAA gatgGTCTGACTATACTGCACTGTGCGGCCCAGCGAGGCCACATCAGAGTGCTGGAGTTCATCATGGAGGACCTGGAAGACATCTGTCTCGACAGAGTTGACAAG TTAGGTAAGACAGCACTTCACCTGGCTGCTGAACATGGACAGTTTGAAGTGGTGGAGTTTCTGATTGGAATGGGCTGCACACATGCTTTAAAGGACAAG gaagacaacacagccTTGCATCTAGCAGCCAAGTGTGGGCACATGGAGGTCCTGCAGAAGATGGTGGAGACTGGAGTGGACGTGGATGAGAGGAACATA GAGGGTCTCACAGCGTTACACCTGGCAGCTGATGGAGGTCACTATGAGTGTGTCAAACTGCTGCTGGAGTCCGGCTGTAATGCCAATGCATTAACTAAT aAGAATAGGACGGCTCTCCATTATGTAGCTGAGCATGGCTTTGACAGAGAGGCCAGTTTGCTGCTGGAGGCGGGAATCAACAGAGATGCTGTAGACAAT CAACATAACACAGCGCTGCACTTAGCAGTGTTCAACAACCACCCTGAGGTTTTACGGCTGCTTATAGACGCTGACTGTGACCTGGACATGACCGACAGT AGACAACAGACTGCGTTGCACCTGGCAGCAGAGCACGGCTGGCAGGACCTGGCTGAGATGATGCTGATCTCTGGAGTTAACCTCAATCTAACCGACAAG CAGGGGAAACGGTGTCTGGAGGTGGCCGCCAGAGGAAATCATGTCATCCTGGTTGACATGATCATCAAAGCTGACCGCTTTTATAAATGGGAGAAG GATCAGATGGGCAGCGAGCAGGACTCCTGGGTGGGAAAGCCTCTGAGCTTCAAGCAGGACCACCAGCCAGAGACGCAGCACCTCCGGTCGGTCCTGTGGAGCCTGGCCACCAAGCACCTGTGCCGCGGGGAGTGGAAGATCCTGGCTCAACACTGGGACTTCAGCGATGCACACATACGAGCTATAGAGCAACAGTGGACAG GTATGAAAAGCTTCAAAGAGCATGGCCACCGAATGCTTTTAATCTGGCTCCATGGAGTGGTAATGGCGGGGGAGAACCCGATCAAAAGCCTCTACGAGGGGCTGGTGGCAATCTCACGGACAGACTTGGCAG AGTGCATCCGGCAGAAGGCAAATGCAGAGACCAGCTCTCCCAAAATGTGCTCTGCAATGTGA